The window CCATAAATAGAGGTTGGTAATTTCGGGAATTCAATTCTGTCCGGGACTAAATTATTAGATCGTGGTTGGTTAAAAGCGCCAAAACCAGCAAATGGATGTGTAACTCCCCAAATAGTAACCACTTTTACACCTAGCATAGCTGCCAAATGCGCGTTACCAGAATCCATACTAATCATCACATCCAAATTAGAAATCAAATCTAATTCTTCATTTAAATCATATTGTCCAGCCACATTTATGACATTCTCAGAACTTAATGCTAATGTGTCTAACTGATCCTTATCGACTTCACCTCCAAACAGAAAAATAATATAGTCTTCTTTTAAACTATCTATTACTACCTTCATTTTATCCAAAGGATACATTTTAGACGCATATTGCGCAAAAGGAGCAATACCAATCCATTGTTTTTTATTTTGTGTCTCTACAACCTCTAAAACAGCATTTGGAATTGATTTCTTAACGGGGAAATCAGGATTATTTAGCTGTAAGCTAAAACCTAAAGCTTCAAATACATCTGCATAACGTTGGTGGGTACTTTTTAAAGCCTCAAAACGCTCTCCTGTGACTAATTCTTTTTTCTCTTGACGCCCTTTATCTAATTGTTTGTACTTTTTTCCAAATAAAAAAACCTTTAATATTTTAGTCCGTAAAACATTATGAAGATCTGCAACAGCCTCAATATTAAGTTTTCTCAACTGTTTTGATAACCTAAACAATCCTAAAACACCTTTATGGTTTTCCTTTAAATCTATAGGAAAAACGTCTACATTATTTAAATCTCTAAAAAAAGGAGCAAAAAATGGGCGCGTTAATACTGTTAATTTAACATCAGGGAATTGTTGAGTCATTGCCCGTAAAACAGGTATAGTCATAGCGACATCTCCCATTGCTGAGAGACGAATCACTAAAATATGTTTTGGTATTTTTGACATCTATTACAGCATTATCAAATAGACAAGCGTTATATTATTTCTGGTTTCTTAACACTGGATTAAGCTCGTCGTCATTATACATTTTCATCTGCTTATACACTTTCATGTACTTATCCCCTTTTTGGATGTCTGCTAATAAAGTATCTATTGCAGTACTTAAATCCACACGTTGTTCTAATAAAATATCATACTTTATTTGGCAAGACGCCTTATGCGCATCAGACGCATCAGCTCTAGTTGCTTCTTCTTCCATATGATATACTTTCAATGCTAAAATAGATAATCTATCAACCCCCCAAGCTGGACTTTCGGTATTAATAGTCGCATCGCTTTTAGGACTCACATCCTTATATTGCTCTAAAAAATAACTATCAATATATTCAACCATATCCGTTCTATCCTGATTAGAGGCATCTATTTTACGCTTTAAAGTCAACGCTGCAACAGGATCTATTTGCGGGTCACGAATAATATCCTCGTAATGCCACTGCACAGTATCGATCCAACATTTTCTATATAAAAGGTGCTCCAATAAGTCGGTGTTTTTATCATACACATTAGTAAAAGGTTGATCCACTGTATTAATGATATGATACTTTTTTATAACGTCCTGAAATATGGTATTTGCTTTATCTGTAAACATGTTCTTATTTTTAAGACTGTAAAATTACATAAATTAAACTGAATTTTGTCGGTACACATTTTGGCTTTTTAAATAATAGAGTAACTTTACTCTTTAAAGAACTATTAGTCATGCATATTCATAATTTATCTAAAGAAAACTCTATTTTAAGTCAATTTGTATCAGAAATAAGAGATGTGACAGTCCAAAAAGACAGTATGCGTTTTAGACGAAACATTGAACGTATTGGTGAAGTTTTAGGTTACGAATTAAGCAAAACCTTAGAATTTGAAACAAAAACAATCACCACACCTTTAGCCACGACCAAAACCTTAGTCCCAAAAAACGATGTGGTTTTATGTTCTATTCTTAGAGCAGGAGTACCTATACATAATGGCTTATTAAACTATTTTGATAAAGCTGAAAATGCCTTTATATCTGCCTATAGACATCATTTAGACAACCCTGAATCTTTTGAAATTGTTGTGGAGTATCTTGCTTGTCCAGATCTTACAGGAAAAACACTAATCCTTGCTGATCCAATGCTAGCAACGGGACAATCACTAATTGCTACTTTTAAAGCTTTACAACCATTTGGAACTCCAAAAAACATACATATTGTAGCTGCGATTGGCGCAGAAGTTGGCGTCCAATTTTTAGAGGACAATTTACCAAAGGACACTAATCTTTGGATTGCTGCCATTGACGATACTTTAAACAGCAAAGGTTATATTGTTCCTGGATTAGGTGATGCAGGTGATTTAGCCTTTGGCGTAAAATTACAGCACTAATAAGGTTATTGGGATAATAATTAATAGCCCTAAAAATAGCTCTTTAAACCATTTATCCTCTATCGTTTCTATATAGTTAGTTACTATCACTGATAGTGGGGCAAATAAAAACAAAAACTCACTTCCATTTTTTTGAGGCGCAAACACGACTATCACTGCAGCAAACACGCAGGTTAAAAACAGTATTTTATAAGATGGTCTATAGCTACGCATTTTCTTTTTAATGTCTCTTAAATAAAATAAAGACGACCAAATCCCGAAAGAGGCCAACATTGTTATAGCAATTATAAATTGTAACGAATTATAACTATTGAAATTAAAATTAACAGCTGGATCAATCTGTAATGCTGAAAAGTAATCGCCATAAACTATTATCGAAAAACAAATAGCAATAACCACAATAGCTATCAATCCAACAAAAGGCACTAAATAATACTTCACTGTAGTCTCTGAAAACAGTAATAAAGCAATAAAAGTTAAAGGAAAAAATAAAATAGCCCAAAAGTAAAACAGCGCAGCTATCCCAATTAAAAAACCACTATCAAATAATTTTTTAACCACATCTTTTTTTGACCTTACACTTATTAAACGCCTAAAAGCTAGTAGTATAAAAAAATTAGAGACTACTATCTTATAATTTACAAAAGCCTGAGGTATCGCTAAAACAAATAAAGCAAAAAGTAATATTTCGTAATTATTCTGTTGGGATAAAAGGTTTTTTATAACTATAAAATTAAGCACTAAAATAGATAAAAACACTAAAACAAAAATACCTAGATTACCCAAAATAGTAAGGTTAGGATTTACATTATCAGGATATTTAAAAGGCAACAAAAAAAAAGCAATTAGTGTAATACTAAAGACAATTAAAAAATTAATTGGTTTGGATTTGCTAAAAATAGTTGTAATCATTAACTCTTTTTGTATTTTTGTATTATAAATATACTATTATATAATTATGAAAGATTTTTTTGAAGCTATACAAAGCCTTTTTGTTGACGTATTATTTGCTCCTTATGATGCATTAAGAGCCTTAGAATTAGAAAGTTGGTGGGCAGCAAACTTTATGTCTTGGATATTTATCACTATTGGTTTTGTAGCTTTTATATATTGGATGATCCAATTAAAAGGACACGCGGCTAACAATGAAGAAGACAAAAGCATCTCTTCTCACTCATATCTATAAAACTTATAGGTCAAACCCTATATCTTTTCTATAATTCATCTTATCAAAATGTAGTTTATCTATACTTTGGTAAGATTTTTTTATGGCCTCTTGGTACGTATCTCCGTAACTAGTAATTGCCATAACACGTCCTCCAGACGTTACAATAGCACCCTCTTTATTTTGTGCTCCTGCATGAAACACAATAGAATCGATTACATCTTCCACACCTGTAATAACTTTTCCTTTTTGATACGCTTCCGGATAACCACCAGACACTAACATAATTGTAGTTGCTGCTCTTGGATCTACCTCAATAGTAATTTGATCTAATGTTTGATTGGCAATTGCTTGAAAAACGTCAACTAAATCATTTTTAAGTCTTGGTAAAACGACTTCCGTTTCAGGATCACCCAAACGCACATTATACTCGATAACCTTAGGCTCATCACCGACTTTTATCAACCCAATAAACACAAACCCTTTATATGGTAAATTGTCTTTTTGTAAACCAGCAATCGTCGGTTTGACTACTTGCTCTTCTACTTTATCTAAAAATGTTTGATTAGCAAAAGGTACAGGAGACACTGCTCCCATTCCTCCTGTATTTAAGCCTGTATCACCTTCTCCGATACGTTTATAATCTTTAGCTGTTGGTAGGATTTTATAGTTTTTACCGTCCGTTAGTACAAAACAACTTAATTCTATACCGTCTAAAAATTCTTCAATAACAACTTTAGTACTTGCTTCGCCAAACTTAGCATCTACAAGCATGCTTTTTAATTCGGCTTTAGCCTCATTTAAATCATTTAAAATAACAACACCTTTACCTGCTGCTAAACCATCGGCCTTTAATACATATGGTGGACTCAAGGTTTCCAAAAATACATACCCATCTTCCACAGTGTCTTTATTAAAACTTTGGTAAGCGGCTGTTGGGATATTGTGTCTGTATAAAAACTCTTTAGCAAACTCTTTACTACCTTCTAAGGTTGCTGCTGCCTGTTGTGGCCCAATAACTGCTACATTTTTAAGTGATTTATCTGCTAAGAAAAAATCATGAATACCTAATACCAATGGATCTTCAGGACCAACTACTACCATGGTAATGTTATTATTTAACACCACATCTTTTATGGCTTCAAAATCGGTTACACTAACAGGAACATTTTTTGCTATTTGTGCTGTTCCAGAGTTTCCTGGTGCTACAAAAAGTGAGTTACATTTTGTGCTTTGCTTAAGCTTCCATGCAATTGTGTGTTCTCTTCCTCCTGATCCTAAAATTAAAATATTCATTGTAGTAATATTGTGTTGTTGTTGTTTCAACAAAAATAATTATTTAAAAGAATTTGATTCACTTTAAATCCAATAGTTTTTTATTTCTTTATTTTACAGAAAATATATTGCATTGAAACAATTTGAATGGTCTTTACGATTAAAAGGATTTCCTGTTAATGAAGCTAAAAAAACACAAGCTATTATTGATGGATTTACCGAAGCTGATTATGCTAATTATTTAAGTAAACAGTTACAGGCTATTGTTGCGTTTCATCTAGAGCACACACCTTTTTACAAGGCATTATGTGGAGATATAAACACTTCAGATTGGCATACATTACCCGTTTTGACTAAAGCCGACTTACAGCAACCTTTGGCTGATCGTTTATCTGACAAATACACTATAAAAACGGTACACAAACATAAAACATCAGGATCCTCCGGAACCCCTTTTGAGTTTGCTAAAGACAATTTTGCGCATGCCATGACTTGGGTAACCTTTATGCAACGCTATAGTTGGTTTAATATTGATTTAAACACGTCTAAACAGGCGCGTTTTTATGGCATTCCGTTAGACAGAAAAGCATATTATAAAGAACGATTAAAGGATTGGTTAGGAAATCGGTTTCGGTTTTCGGTATTTGATTTAAGCGATGTAGCTTTAGACAACGTACTATACAAATTTATGCGTACTAAGTTTAACTACATTAACGGTTACACAAGTGCTATTGTCCAATTTGCGAAATATCTAGAACGTAAAAACATTGTTTTAAAAGACGTTTGCCCCAGTTTAGAAGTTTGTATTGTCACTTCCGAAATGTTATTTGAAGACGACAAAAAACTACTTGAAAAACAGCTTAATATCAATATTGTTAACGAATACGGTGCAGCCGAATTAGGTTTAATTGCTTTTGAAGACAAAAACGATAATTGGATGGTTAACTCTAACCATTTATACATCGAAATATTAGACAATAACAACCAACCGATACCTTTGGGTCAGCCCGGAAAAATTGTAATTACAGATTTATACAACCGTGCACACCCGTTTATAAGATACGAGTTAGGCGATTTAGGACAATTATCCACAAAAAGCACATTACAGCATCCCATTTTAGAATCTTTAACTGGTCGTACTAGTGATTTTATTTCGCTTCCAAGCGGAAAAAAAGCAGCAGGCTTAACCTTTTATTATGTGACTAAAACCATCATGACTACAAACGCTAATGTGAAAGAGTTTATAGTCGAACAAATTAAAATTGACACCTTTAAAATTGATTATGTTGCTACCGAAGACTTAAGTAAAACGCAGCAAAAGGCAGTACAATTAGCAGTTGATAACTACCTTGAACCTAATTTAAATTTGATTTTTGAACAGAAAACTGTTTTGGAACGGGAAACTAGTGGTAAACTGAAACAATTTAGGTCTAGATTGTAGGTTAAAATCGGTATTCTGCCTTTAAAAGCACCATACGTGGTAGTAACCTAACCTCTGTTGTTGAAGACCCCAAATCGCTGATAGAAAAACTAGTATACCGTTTGGTATCAAATAAATTTTTACCGGTAATCCCTAACGTTAGTTTTTTATCAATCAACTTATATTGTGTTTCAAAATCTAAAAAATAATAGGTATTATCTGTATCTAAACTTCCAAAATGGTAACGTTCCGTTTTTACTTTTGCATCAAATTTTTTATTAAAGATAAAGTTAAGATCTAAAAAAGATTGATTGTTAGTAAACTTACTATTAGCAAAGGTTTCAATTTTATTGGTTGTCCAAGCAGTACCTAAATGGTAATTAAAAAACCCTTTAAAAGCAGACCGTAACTCTAATCCATAATTATAATTATTAGACACCACTGTTCTTAAATTAGAATTGTTTACTACGTTTTTAAATTCGTTTTTGGTGTAGCCTAAATCTAACTTTAGGTTAGATGACATAAACTTAAAATAGTAATCAAACTTGGTATTAATAGTTAAAAACTGACTGTCTTTTATAAGTGTTTTCTGGGTTTGCGTATAGTTTTGATTAATTAGCGTGTTGGTTGACAAAAAATCATGATTTTTAGTATAAAGCACCAAAGTGTTTGCAAAAAACCGATTTGCCCAATTACCCAATTGATAATTAAGCATCATACTAGAGGCTTTTAATTGGTTAAACATATTTGTTCCTTTACTAAACGATCTAAATCCTGTTAACACATAATCACTGTACACATCCAATACATTGGCATTAGTCGTATTATAAGTATAAGTGGTTTGTATTTTATTATTACTATTTATAGTCCACTCTGCACCAACACTTGGATTAATATAAAAAGGGGTTTGTTGGGTAGACGTATTGTTACTGCGTAATGTATTAAACAGCTGATGCGCTTCAAGGTTACCACTTAATGCAATATTATCTAGTTTTATCCTGTATTTGCTTTTAAAATATAAATCGTTAACCTGATATTTAGCCTGATTTTGGTAATCAATCGGCTGATGTAACGATACATTATCTTCCAATAGTGTAAAACTGGTGTTTAATTTATCCTCTCTAAACTGGTTACCAAATTGCAACTCTAATAAATGTCCATTTGATTTACGGTCTAAAATATGCGCATTTACACCAACAAACTGCATTTGGTTGTTGCTAACCTGAAAGACATTATTTGCAGTACTATACTCCGGAAATAAATCTTGATACAAAAACTGATTTATAGTATAATTTTGTGGCTTTTTTTCGGTTATAAATCGACCGGTAAGTAACAGTACTTTTTTATCTTTAAACTTATTAGTATAATTTAGTTTTTGATCAAAAAAAGTATTGTTCTGTTCTAAATTTTGAAGTGTGGACACGCCATTAAAAACTAAATTAGCATCATTATTATAATTACCACTATTGTACTTTGTAGTGGATTCTAACATTTTAGTTTTAGAAGGCTTGTAAATAAAATCTAGCTTTCCAAAAGCCAATTGCCTTTTATTATTTAGCTTATAATCTTCCGTGTTAATAAAACTGTTAGTATTTGTAGTAATATTATCCACTTGATTTCTAAAAAAAGAGGTTTCGTCCCGATTAAAAAATCCTAACGTTTTAATCTTTAACTTATCAGATGGATTAAATATGGCATTTAAAGAAACTAACTCGGCATTATTAAAATTGGTCCGTTCTTTTTTAAAATTAGAATCCGAATCCGATAACCCTATTAAATTACTAACCGACTGATTATCTCCGGTACTTGCTGGCTGATTAAACCTAAATGGTTTTATTAATTGCTGTATATCTCCAGTCGCATCATAACCAATACTATTGGCATTGGCTAAAAAATAGTATTTATTTTTCTTTCCAAAATTCATTAAATTGGCTTTGTATTGATAAAAACTATCATTACCAACATTAGCCTCTAGATTACCAAACCAAATGCGTTTTGACTTATCGTTTAATTTTAAGTTTAAAGCCACCTTATCGCTTTCTTCAATTCCTTTTAGCAAATGGTTGTTGGAGTAGTTTTGTAACACCTCGACCTCTTCTATGGGATAAGCAGGCATGTTTTTGGATAATATTTTATACCCTTTTTCAAAAAGATCATCACCATCAATCATTAGTTTTTCAATCTCTTTATTACCAACTTTTATAGTCCCCTCACTATCTATATTTAAACCGGGTATTACTTTTAATAAATCTTCGACTGTTTGCTCGTTACCTTTAGTAAAAAATCTTGTTTTAAATGTTATGGTATCCTTTTTTACAATAATGGGTCGTGTCGATTTAATGATCACCTCTTCTAGTGTAAAAGGATCTTCCTCTAAAATAACATTTAACTTGATTTCCTTTATTGTCTTACCTAAAACTAGAGGTACCGTTTTTGTTTTGTAACCTAACGCATGAAAAACTAAATTAAACGCACCTTGCCTCTCTGTCGTTAGGCTATAATCACCTTTAGCATTAGAATACGTGTACTCAACAATACGTTTAGATAAACTATCTTTTATGGTGACACTAACAGAAGTCAAGCCCCCAGTACTATCCGTTATAACACCAGAAAGTGTTGTTTGCGATAAGCATATAGTTTGGAGTACTAATAAGAGTACAGTAACCTTTATTTTTTTCAATAGTCTTCATTTTCTGTTTATAATTCTCCTCTTTAAGTTACCTATAGTTATAAAAGATAACCATAATACTACAAAGTAATTCTTACTTAATTACTATATATTATTTATAACTAAAATTGCTAACCCAGCCTTATATCTTTAAAACAACAAAACTTTTTTAAATCAATGTTTACCCGTTACCACTTTACTTCTGGCATATGTTGCAAAACAGTTGCCTTAGTTATTATCAATAACTTCAACTTCCCATTCATAACTAATCTCTTGTTGGGTATTTCTATTTGGCAGATTCATCTCAACCGTACCGTCTCTTGGCATTTTAGACCTCATTTTTTTTTCAATTTCTTTCAAATACTGTGGCTTGGCATTAATAAAACTTTGTAGTTCAATAGCTTCATCTGTATTAATCACATCCAACATCACTGTCCCAATACTTACTTTTTTAGCCCTATAACTAACCCTATTCTGATCATCATTAGCCTCTAAAATTAACCCAGGTAAACCTTGTAATTTCCATGGGCCAAATCTGACTGGAATATCTTGTGTAAACCAAGCATGATAGGTCCTTCCTCTAAATTTTCCAATAGCCAACTGACACTTAAATTCTCCAATTGTTTTAGTACTGTCTTGAAGCTTCCATGGGATAACAGTTGTTTTTTCTTTTGTAATAGGTGTTTGTTTAAAGAATACTTCTTGATTAAATAATGAGTCTTTTTCCAAATCATTTAAAACAAATTGCTTAGTCTTAGATCTCAAAATGAGCGACACACCATCTGTTTTATCATCAATAGTCACTTCAGAATCACTTTCAACCTTTTTAAGCGCTGTAAATATGGATTGTGTCGCATTAAAACTTAACGTTTTAACAGTGTGAAAGTCCCACGCGAAATTTCTACTGACATCATACTCCACATAACCATTTGTTTGACTAGTTACAAAAAATGAATTTAAAATAAATACTAAAACTATGTGATTTCTCATTACTATTAAATTTATAAAGACTTAGAGTAAATTAATTTACTCTGAGTCTATTTTACTATCGACAAGTCTAAGCTAAGTTTAAAAAAATAAAACCATAGCTTCTTAATCATTTTTTTTGCTTTTTATCGAAAACAGTGACTTTTACTCATTTCTAGATGTGGTAAAAACCACACTTGTTTGTTTTTGAGTCTATTAAATCTATAAAAAGGTGCGTTTTTTACAATTTAAAACCCACTTTAAACATGATAATCCTTGGTAAAATAAAAGATTGGCTATCCTGAATCAAAAAGTCACTAAAGTTACTTGAATA is drawn from Psychroserpens sp. NJDZ02 and contains these coding sequences:
- the purD gene encoding phosphoribosylamine--glycine ligase, translating into MNILILGSGGREHTIAWKLKQSTKCNSLFVAPGNSGTAQIAKNVPVSVTDFEAIKDVVLNNNITMVVVGPEDPLVLGIHDFFLADKSLKNVAVIGPQQAAATLEGSKEFAKEFLYRHNIPTAAYQSFNKDTVEDGYVFLETLSPPYVLKADGLAAGKGVVILNDLNEAKAELKSMLVDAKFGEASTKVVIEEFLDGIELSCFVLTDGKNYKILPTAKDYKRIGEGDTGLNTGGMGAVSPVPFANQTFLDKVEEQVVKPTIAGLQKDNLPYKGFVFIGLIKVGDEPKVIEYNVRLGDPETEVVLPRLKNDLVDVFQAIANQTLDQITIEVDPRAATTIMLVSGGYPEAYQKGKVITGVEDVIDSIVFHAGAQNKEGAIVTSGGRVMAITSYGDTYQEAIKKSYQSIDKLHFDKMNYRKDIGFDL
- the upp gene encoding uracil phosphoribosyltransferase; this encodes MHIHNLSKENSILSQFVSEIRDVTVQKDSMRFRRNIERIGEVLGYELSKTLEFETKTITTPLATTKTLVPKNDVVLCSILRAGVPIHNGLLNYFDKAENAFISAYRHHLDNPESFEIVVEYLACPDLTGKTLILADPMLATGQSLIATFKALQPFGTPKNIHIVAAIGAEVGVQFLEDNLPKDTNLWIAAIDDTLNSKGYIVPGLGDAGDLAFGVKLQH
- a CDS encoding phenylacetate--CoA ligase family protein; the encoded protein is MKQFEWSLRLKGFPVNEAKKTQAIIDGFTEADYANYLSKQLQAIVAFHLEHTPFYKALCGDINTSDWHTLPVLTKADLQQPLADRLSDKYTIKTVHKHKTSGSSGTPFEFAKDNFAHAMTWVTFMQRYSWFNIDLNTSKQARFYGIPLDRKAYYKERLKDWLGNRFRFSVFDLSDVALDNVLYKFMRTKFNYINGYTSAIVQFAKYLERKNIVLKDVCPSLEVCIVTSEMLFEDDKKLLEKQLNINIVNEYGAAELGLIAFEDKNDNWMVNSNHLYIEILDNNNQPIPLGQPGKIVITDLYNRAHPFIRYELGDLGQLSTKSTLQHPILESLTGRTSDFISLPSGKKAAGLTFYYVTKTIMTTNANVKEFIVEQIKIDTFKIDYVATEDLSKTQQKAVQLAVDNYLEPNLNLIFEQKTVLERETSGKLKQFRSRL
- a CDS encoding glycosyltransferase family 9 protein — translated: MSKIPKHILVIRLSAMGDVAMTIPVLRAMTQQFPDVKLTVLTRPFFAPFFRDLNNVDVFPIDLKENHKGVLGLFRLSKQLRKLNIEAVADLHNVLRTKILKVFLFGKKYKQLDKGRQEKKELVTGERFEALKSTHQRYADVFEALGFSLQLNNPDFPVKKSIPNAVLEVVETQNKKQWIGIAPFAQYASKMYPLDKMKVVIDSLKEDYIIFLFGGEVDKDQLDTLALSSENVINVAGQYDLNEELDLISNLDVMISMDSGNAHLAAMLGVKVVTIWGVTHPFAGFGAFNQPRSNNLVPDRIEFPKLPTSIYGNKYPEDYKTVAGTISPKEVTALVKSILNS
- a CDS encoding DUF4254 domain-containing protein: MFTDKANTIFQDVIKKYHIINTVDQPFTNVYDKNTDLLEHLLYRKCWIDTVQWHYEDIIRDPQIDPVAALTLKRKIDASNQDRTDMVEYIDSYFLEQYKDVSPKSDATINTESPAWGVDRLSILALKVYHMEEEATRADASDAHKASCQIKYDILLEQRVDLSTAIDTLLADIQKGDKYMKVYKQMKMYNDDELNPVLRNQK
- a CDS encoding DUF6427 family protein is translated as MITTIFSKSKPINFLIVFSITLIAFFLLPFKYPDNVNPNLTILGNLGIFVLVFLSILVLNFIVIKNLLSQQNNYEILLFALFVLAIPQAFVNYKIVVSNFFILLAFRRLISVRSKKDVVKKLFDSGFLIGIAALFYFWAILFFPLTFIALLLFSETTVKYYLVPFVGLIAIVVIAICFSIIVYGDYFSALQIDPAVNFNFNSYNSLQFIIAITMLASFGIWSSLFYLRDIKKKMRSYRPSYKILFLTCVFAAVIVVFAPQKNGSEFLFLFAPLSVIVTNYIETIEDKWFKELFLGLLIIIPITLLVL
- a CDS encoding DUF6341 family protein; the protein is MKDFFEAIQSLFVDVLFAPYDALRALELESWWAANFMSWIFITIGFVAFIYWMIQLKGHAANNEEDKSISSHSYL
- a CDS encoding GLPGLI family protein; its protein translation is MRNHIVLVFILNSFFVTSQTNGYVEYDVSRNFAWDFHTVKTLSFNATQSIFTALKKVESDSEVTIDDKTDGVSLILRSKTKQFVLNDLEKDSLFNQEVFFKQTPITKEKTTVIPWKLQDSTKTIGEFKCQLAIGKFRGRTYHAWFTQDIPVRFGPWKLQGLPGLILEANDDQNRVSYRAKKVSIGTVMLDVINTDEAIELQSFINAKPQYLKEIEKKMRSKMPRDGTVEMNLPNRNTQQEISYEWEVEVIDNN
- a CDS encoding carboxypeptidase-like regulatory domain-containing protein; translation: MKKIKVTVLLLVLQTICLSQTTLSGVITDSTGGLTSVSVTIKDSLSKRIVEYTYSNAKGDYSLTTERQGAFNLVFHALGYKTKTVPLVLGKTIKEIKLNVILEEDPFTLEEVIIKSTRPIIVKKDTITFKTRFFTKGNEQTVEDLLKVIPGLNIDSEGTIKVGNKEIEKLMIDGDDLFEKGYKILSKNMPAYPIEEVEVLQNYSNNHLLKGIEESDKVALNLKLNDKSKRIWFGNLEANVGNDSFYQYKANLMNFGKKNKYYFLANANSIGYDATGDIQQLIKPFRFNQPASTGDNQSVSNLIGLSDSDSNFKKERTNFNNAELVSLNAIFNPSDKLKIKTLGFFNRDETSFFRNQVDNITTNTNSFINTEDYKLNNKRQLAFGKLDFIYKPSKTKMLESTTKYNSGNYNNDANLVFNGVSTLQNLEQNNTFFDQKLNYTNKFKDKKVLLLTGRFITEKKPQNYTINQFLYQDLFPEYSTANNVFQVSNNQMQFVGVNAHILDRKSNGHLLELQFGNQFREDKLNTSFTLLEDNVSLHQPIDYQNQAKYQVNDLYFKSKYRIKLDNIALSGNLEAHQLFNTLRSNNTSTQQTPFYINPSVGAEWTINSNNKIQTTYTYNTTNANVLDVYSDYVLTGFRSFSKGTNMFNQLKASSMMLNYQLGNWANRFFANTLVLYTKNHDFLSTNTLINQNYTQTQKTLIKDSQFLTINTKFDYYFKFMSSNLKLDLGYTKNEFKNVVNNSNLRTVVSNNYNYGLELRSAFKGFFNYHLGTAWTTNKIETFANSKFTNNQSFLDLNFIFNKKFDAKVKTERYHFGSLDTDNTYYFLDFETQYKLIDKKLTLGITGKNLFDTKRYTSFSISDLGSSTTEVRLLPRMVLLKAEYRF